The following proteins come from a genomic window of Candidatus Eremiobacterota bacterium:
- a CDS encoding Uma2 family endonuclease, translating into MVETKIPRWLAALDENKPYIEVLDGERVPDVSPKKAHGLLAVAIGASMRPWARGRGGVGAEIRYYFLRPDGRWSSLLPDVSFMSYARHPLEGDDPQRPRVAPDIAVEIVSPGDRPSTIQRKVTTYLEYGSTVVLVLYAEPRRVAIHRAGGSVEERDARGTWLLEPYDLALDWEDIFYEIDLNR; encoded by the coding sequence ATGGTCGAGACAAAGATCCCGCGCTGGTTGGCGGCATTGGACGAAAACAAGCCGTACATCGAAGTCCTGGACGGCGAACGGGTGCCCGACGTGAGCCCGAAGAAGGCGCACGGCCTGCTGGCCGTCGCCATCGGGGCGAGCATGCGGCCCTGGGCGCGCGGGCGGGGCGGCGTTGGGGCGGAGATAAGGTATTACTTTTTGCGTCCCGACGGGCGTTGGTCTTCGCTGCTCCCCGACGTGTCGTTCATGTCGTACGCACGTCATCCGCTGGAGGGTGATGACCCGCAACGGCCGCGAGTCGCGCCGGACATTGCCGTGGAGATCGTGTCGCCCGGCGATCGCCCGTCGACGATTCAGCGCAAGGTCACGACATATTTGGAGTACGGATCGACGGTCGTTCTCGTTCTGTACGCCGAGCCCCGCCGCGTCGCGATCCACCGTGCTGGCGGCTCGGTCGAAGAGCGCGACGCACGCGGAACGTGGCTCCTCGAACCGTACGACCTTGCG